Proteins from a single region of Fusobacterium gonidiaformans ATCC 25563:
- a CDS encoding STAS domain-containing protein, translating to MENTFELTERKLENGITVIGVMGELDALVAPKLKELMNRHIDMGNIKLILDCENLVHINSLAMGILRGKLQSVKEIGGDIKIIRLNNHIQTIFDMIGLDEIFEIYATEEEAVVSFR from the coding sequence ATGGAAAATACATTTGAATTAACAGAAAGAAAATTGGAAAATGGGATTACTGTAATTGGAGTCATGGGAGAATTAGATGCTTTGGTAGCTCCTAAGTTAAAAGAGCTTATGAATAGACATATTGATATGGGAAATATTAAATTGATTTTAGATTGTGAAAATTTAGTACATATTAACAGTTTAGCGATGGGAATTTTACGAGGAAAATTACAATCAGTAAAAGAAATTGGAGGGGATATCAAAATTATTCGTTTGAATAATCATATTCAAACTATTTTTGATATGATTGGTTTGGATGAAATTTTTGAAATTTATGCGACAGAAGAAGAAGCTGTTGTAAGTTTTAGATAA